In the genome of Oncorhynchus clarkii lewisi isolate Uvic-CL-2024 chromosome 22, UVic_Ocla_1.0, whole genome shotgun sequence, one region contains:
- the LOC139380182 gene encoding cysteine/serine-rich nuclear protein 3 — MSGILKRRFEEVSSSPCSSLRESDYEVSCSESGDSSDSVNPSASGTFTPDSILKREKRVRTRRVHFENVTVYYFSRRQGFTSVPSQGGSTLGMSNRHSCVRQFSLGEFALEQERIHRDMLRDHLKEEKINSIKLKLTKNGTVESEEANTLTAEDISDDDIDLENTEVDEYFFLQPLTTKKRRALLRTSGVKKIDVEEKHELRAIRLSREDCGCDCRVFCDPETCACSVAGIKCQVDRMSFPCGCTKEGCSNAAGRVEFNPIRVRTHFLHTIMKLELEKSREQQQASPANGYHGESNGHSHGNPLVQTQHSLEYSLTDPTLQQSAIMHLQTADNMEEPLDDEDEDDEENEEDEEDEEDNSSLCSGLSDSSTQSLANSDSEEEEEDEEEKSEDFEDGVSTPPVSHTDVVPLSSVLCYSDGTLPQDNHIEKHMNGNSYLLSSQAEYYQQENPSAVASANGTASQPNETYGEALSFPHPVSTSNGAMPQGPFNMAADKAEQYTDYPHQAEEQYTNQHFTLTNGRAATTAMGCCTPDLENNMVQSKGTFPEQPGGISQMEFHNNYLNNKSSQEGYGSNGKCFVAEQPKEVSSANDLSEGPSLADSTKTPAFAENLPQGAPV; from the exons GTCCTCCTCGCCGTGCTCCTCGTTGCGGGAGTCTGATTACGAGGTCTCCTGCAGCGAGAGCGGGGACAGCAGCGACAGTGTCAACCCCTCGGCCTCGGGTACCTTCACCC CTGACTCCATACTGAAGCGAGAGAAGCGTGTGAGGACGAGGAGGGTGCACTTTGAGAACGTGACGGTGTACTACTTCAGCCGGCGCCAGGGTTTCACCAGTGTGCCCAGTCAGGGAGGCAGTACGCTGGGCATGTCCAACAGACACAGCTGTGTCAGGCAGTTCTCCCTGGGAGAGTTTGCCCTGGAGCAGGAGAGGATCCACAGAGACATGCTCCGAGATCATCTGAAGGAGGAGAAGATCAACTCCATTAAACTCAAG CTGACTAAGAACGGTACAGTGGAGTCGGAGGAGGCCAACACGCTCACGGCTGAGGACATCTCTGACGATGACATTGATCTGGAAAACACGGAGGTGGACGAGTACTTCTTCCTCCAGCCCCTCACCACGAAGAAGCGCCGGGCTCTGCTGCGGACCTCGGGGGTGAAGAAGATTGACGTGGAGGAGAAGCACGAGCTGCGGGCCATCCGGCTGTCCAGGGAGGACTGTGGCTGCGACTGCAGAGTGTTCTGTGACCCAGAGACATGTGCGTGCAGCGTAGCAGGAATCAAATGTCAG GTGGACCGCATGTCTTTTCCCTGTGGCTGTACCAAGGAGGGGTGTAGCAACGCGGCCGGCCGGGTGGAATTTAACCCCATCCGTGTACGGACCCACTTCCTGCACACCATCATGAAGCTAGAGCTGGAGAAAAGCCgtgagcagcagcaggcctccCCTGCCAATGGTTACCATGGCGAAAGCAACGGCCACAGCCACGGCAACCCGCTGGTCCAGACCCAACATAGTCTGGAGTACTCTTTGACAGacccaacacttcaacagtctgccATCATGCATCTCCAGACAGCTGACAACATGGAAGAGCCTCTAGATGATGAGGATGAGGACGATGAGGAgaatgaggaggatgaggaggacgaAGAGGACAACAGCAGTTTATGCAGCGGACTGTCTGACTCCAGCACTCAGAGCTTGGCTAACAGTgactctgaggaagaggaggaggatgaggaggagaagtcGGAGGACTTTGAGGATGGTGTGAGCACGCCGCCTGTGTCCCACACAGATGTTGTTCCCctgtcctctgtgttgtgttaCTCTGATGGCACCTTGCCACAGGACAACCACATTGAAAAGCACATGAATGGAAACTCTTATTTACTCAGCTCCCAAGCCGAGTATTATCAGCAGGAGAACCCCAGTGCTGTTGCCTCTGCCAACGGGACGGCCAGCCAACCCAATGAAACTTACGGAGAGGCCTTATCATTCCCACACCCAGTTAGCACTAGCAACGGGGCCATGCCACAAGGACCATTCAACATGGCCGCCGACAAGGCAGAGCAGTACACAGACTACCCCCACCAGGCTGAGGAACAGTACACCAATCAACACTTTACCCTGACCAACGGCAGAGCAGCAACCACTGCCATGGGCTGCTGCACACCTGACCTGGAAAACAACATGGTCCAATCTAAAGGAACATTCCCTGAGCAGCCTGGGGGCATTAGCCAGATGGagttccacaacaactacctgaaCAATAAGAGCTCCCAGGAAGGCTACGGTAGTAATGGTAAGTGTTTTGTAGCAGAGCAGCCAAAGGAAGTGTCTAGTGCTAATGATTTGTCTGAAGGGCCTTCTCTAGCAGACAGTACAAAGACACCTGCATTTGCAGAGAAT